The following proteins come from a genomic window of Candidatus Paceibacterota bacterium:
- a CDS encoding HD domain-containing protein — protein sequence MIFTPKIQKAIDVSALAHRDFKRVGLDLPYVVHPFAVMLILSQYTENEDLLCAALLHDTVEDNFSYSIDYLTREFGQGVADLVDSVTEKRTADASGCFKESWQERKAGYLARLSSATEGAVLISAADTIQNLDSLVATYEKCGPQIWKKFGASIERKLSYYRQIEAIVKVKTTCRIQDDLTCSLRRLESVLAAPLSSRVFTESLLRQSDVNSV from the coding sequence ATGATTTTTACACCCAAAATTCAAAAGGCCATCGATGTCTCGGCGCTTGCCCATCGCGACTTCAAGCGAGTAGGCCTTGATCTACCCTACGTCGTTCATCCTTTTGCGGTGATGCTGATTCTTTCACAATACACTGAAAATGAGGATTTACTTTGCGCCGCCCTGCTTCACGATACGGTTGAAGATAATTTCAGTTATTCAATCGACTATCTGACTCGAGAATTTGGGCAAGGTGTGGCAGATTTAGTTGATAGTGTGACGGAAAAACGGACCGCCGATGCGAGCGGTTGCTTCAAGGAAAGTTGGCAAGAGCGTAAGGCCGGTTACCTGGCGAGGTTGTCCTCTGCCACCGAGGGTGCAGTTTTGATTTCAGCAGCGGACACAATTCAGAATTTGGATTCACTGGTCGCAACTTATGAGAAGTGCGGGCCACAGATTTGGAAGAAATTCGGCGCTTCCATTGAGCGTAAACTTTCCTATTATCGGCAGATTGAAGCAATTGTGAAAGTCAAAACCACCTGCAGGATTCAGGACGATCTGACCTGCTCCTTGCGCCGACTCGAATCAGTTTTAGCTGCTCCGCTTTCTTCAAGAGTTTTTACCGAAAGTCTACTCCGACAATCGGACGTCAATTCGGTTTAG
- the lysS gene encoding lysine--tRNA ligase yields the protein MSIEDTRSERLAKLEILRGHGIDPYPAESFRSHDNRTFAESFEALLKSGKSVTLAGRIMSRRDQGSIIFVDLFDGTARVQALIKKDDLGEDSFKLFTETVDTSDFIEVTGTPFTTKRGANSLLGTSWRMLAKSLRQVPDEWFGLKDEDERYRKRYLDMLLNPEVAEIARKRSIFWNAVRSFMLVRGFVEVETPILETKTGGAEARPFITHHNALDLDVYLRISTELWHKKLMVGGIPKTFEIGRVFRNEGMSYEHAQDYTHFEFYEAFQDARKGVPMLIDLYREVAQKTFGTLKFTIGKFEIDLGADWQKLDYNDLMSEKYGFDPCTVDLNTVFDSLKKEKIPHEPKIDVGRGVDLLWKQIRKTLGGPAVLTGIPVYLEPLAKMNAKDNRVVDRFQIVLAGSEVGKAFNELNNPIDQRERFEKQQKLRDAGDEEAQMADFEYVEAMEYGMPPMFGFGVSERLFSFLSGKSIREAQLFPLMRPRV from the coding sequence ATGTCTATCGAAGATACACGCTCTGAGCGTCTGGCCAAATTGGAAATATTGAGGGGACACGGCATCGATCCTTATCCGGCCGAGTCTTTTCGTAGTCATGATAATCGGACTTTTGCCGAGTCTTTTGAGGCGCTTTTGAAATCCGGAAAGTCGGTCACCCTGGCTGGCCGGATTATGTCTCGTCGAGATCAAGGTAGCATTATTTTCGTCGATTTGTTTGATGGCACCGCTCGTGTCCAGGCATTGATTAAGAAAGATGACTTGGGTGAGGACAGTTTTAAATTGTTCACTGAAACAGTTGATACCAGCGATTTTATAGAGGTGACAGGCACCCCATTTACTACCAAACGCGGGGCCAATTCCCTACTCGGCACCAGTTGGCGAATGCTCGCTAAAAGTCTGCGCCAAGTGCCGGACGAATGGTTTGGTCTGAAGGATGAGGATGAACGGTACCGCAAACGCTACTTGGATATGCTTTTAAATCCCGAGGTGGCCGAAATTGCGAGGAAGCGCTCGATTTTTTGGAATGCGGTCCGTTCGTTTATGCTTGTGCGGGGTTTTGTTGAAGTTGAAACTCCGATTCTGGAGACCAAAACTGGTGGCGCTGAAGCCCGACCTTTTATCACTCACCACAATGCCTTGGACTTGGATGTTTATCTTCGCATTTCGACCGAATTGTGGCACAAGAAGTTGATGGTCGGCGGGATTCCAAAAACCTTTGAAATCGGACGAGTGTTCCGAAACGAAGGTATGTCCTACGAACACGCTCAAGACTACACTCACTTCGAATTTTACGAGGCTTTTCAAGATGCGAGAAAGGGTGTGCCGATGTTGATTGATTTGTATCGCGAAGTCGCCCAGAAAACTTTCGGCACTCTGAAATTTACGATTGGAAAGTTTGAGATTGATCTCGGGGCAGACTGGCAAAAGCTTGATTACAACGACCTGATGTCTGAAAAATATGGTTTTGACCCCTGCACGGTTGATTTGAACACGGTGTTTGATTCTCTGAAAAAAGAAAAAATTCCTCACGAACCCAAGATTGATGTCGGGCGAGGCGTGGATTTGCTCTGGAAGCAAATCCGCAAGACTCTCGGCGGTCCGGCAGTTTTGACTGGTATTCCGGTGTATCTGGAACCACTCGCTAAGATGAATGCTAAAGATAATCGGGTAGTTGATCGCTTTCAGATTGTCCTGGCGGGTAGTGAAGTTGGCAAGGCTTTTAATGAGCTTAATAATCCTATCGATCAGCGTGAGCGCTTTGAAAAACAGCAAAAACTCCGTGATGCCGGCGATGAAGAGGCCCAAATGGCCGACTTTGAATATGTTGAGGCGATGGAATATGGCATGCCGCCGATGTTTGGTTTCGGTGTCTCGGAGCGACTCTTCAGTTTCCTCTCTGGTAAAAGCATCCGCGAAGCTCAGCTTTTCCCTCTCATGAGGCCGAGGGTATAG
- a CDS encoding type II toxin-antitoxin system HicB family antitoxin, translating to MISEFVENKLKNALYKILEDKTYFGEIKGVKGVWANAKTLESCRAELREVLEDWILLQVRNGNKISGLPLSFDRRKDFSYA from the coding sequence ATGATTTCAGAATTTGTTGAAAATAAGCTTAAAAATGCTCTATATAAAATCCTAGAAGACAAGACCTACTTTGGCGAAATCAAAGGGGTTAAGGGTGTTTGGGCAAATGCCAAAACCCTTGAGTCTTGTCGGGCAGAGCTCCGTGAGGTGCTTGAGGATTGGATTTTACTGCAAGTGCGAAACGGAAACAAAATCTCCGGCTTACCACTGAGTTTCGATCGACGCAAAGATTTTTCCTATGCCTAG
- a CDS encoding aldo/keto reductase yields the protein MKWFERLYFGTWQLGGQFKNLSPAYIESLLLFAISYGIRRFDTAAVYGGGEVEEILGSCLPEDAVIVTKIPAIKKPDLKAPAPINEFYSRDHLDQSVENSLSRLRRTQIDTVLLHNWLPSWSSDAVFILQHLQEVKDSGIAKKVGISLPDDFSSDISDKVLPYIDVVEAPFNRNQKWVLKQLPSLLAMKKEILLRSLFCQGKLLTSHTAEQLVKDALQLKTSVVIGMTTEEQINRNINHLKGVVT from the coding sequence ATGAAATGGTTTGAACGGCTCTACTTCGGCACATGGCAACTTGGAGGACAGTTCAAAAATCTGTCCCCCGCCTACATTGAATCGCTTCTACTTTTCGCCATCAGCTACGGTATTCGTCGTTTTGATACGGCGGCTGTCTATGGTGGAGGGGAAGTTGAAGAGATACTTGGTTCATGCTTGCCGGAAGATGCGGTCATTGTGACCAAAATTCCCGCGATCAAAAAACCTGATTTGAAAGCTCCTGCTCCAATCAATGAATTCTACTCGCGTGATCATCTCGATCAAAGTGTAGAGAACTCACTGAGTAGGCTCAGGAGAACACAGATCGACACAGTCTTACTGCACAACTGGCTTCCTTCATGGTCGTCAGACGCAGTGTTTATTCTTCAGCACCTGCAAGAGGTGAAGGATAGTGGTATCGCTAAAAAGGTAGGAATTTCTCTGCCAGACGATTTTTCATCAGACATCAGTGATAAGGTCTTGCCTTACATTGATGTTGTCGAAGCTCCTTTCAATCGGAATCAAAAATGGGTGCTTAAGCAGCTCCCTTCTTTACTCGCGATGAAAAAGGAAATTCTTCTGAGAAGTCTTTTCTGCCAGGGTAAGTTGCTTACCAGTCACACCGCCGAGCAGCTCGTCAAAGATGCCCTGCAGCTTAAAACATCCGTTGTCATTGGTATGACGACGGAAGAACAAATAAACCGCAACATCAACCACTTGAAAGGAGTTGTCACATGA
- a CDS encoding type II toxin-antitoxin system HicA family toxin yields the protein MPRNISLRMLVKKFRALGFDGPYSGSRHLFMAKRDLKVRIPNPHKGDISKHLVAEILRQAEITSDEWEKA from the coding sequence ATGCCTAGGAACATCTCGCTTCGGATGTTAGTTAAAAAGTTTCGGGCACTGGGTTTTGACGGCCCCTATTCCGGTAGTCGTCATCTTTTTATGGCCAAAAGGGATCTAAAAGTGAGAATCCCCAACCCACACAAAGGCGACATTTCAAAACATTTGGTAGCAGAGATACTTAGGCAGGCGGAAATTACAAGTGACGAATGGGAAAAAGCATAA
- the trpS gene encoding tryptophan--tRNA ligase, which produces MADKKKILLSGIKPTGNLHLGNYFGAIKQFVELQNKYDSYVFIADYHAMTTLLDAKELSENSFNIAVDYMALGLDPTKMTLFKQSDLPQVTELCWIFNCLTTVPYLERAHAYKDAVAKGKEANIGLFDYPILMAADILIQDADIVPVGQDQKQHVEYARDTAEKFNRTFGKAFKIPEPYILKDVAVVPGIDGQKMSKSYNNTIPIFASDEEIKKLVMGIVTDSNSGRPENVYAIHKLIKPEAELEKVYTEFAGKYQKLKEALYNDLVSFLTPFREKREQLLKDRAGVLAILKAGGDKARARAEAKMAEVRKLTGLTLTA; this is translated from the coding sequence ATGGCCGACAAAAAGAAAATTTTACTATCGGGCATCAAACCAACCGGCAATTTGCATTTGGGCAACTATTTCGGAGCGATCAAGCAATTCGTAGAATTGCAAAATAAGTACGATTCCTATGTTTTCATCGCCGACTATCACGCCATGACAACTCTCCTTGATGCCAAGGAACTATCAGAGAATAGTTTTAACATTGCGGTAGATTACATGGCCTTGGGTCTTGACCCGACGAAAATGACGCTTTTCAAGCAAAGCGACCTGCCCCAAGTGACCGAACTTTGCTGGATTTTCAACTGTCTAACAACTGTGCCATACCTCGAAAGAGCTCACGCCTATAAGGACGCGGTCGCCAAAGGTAAAGAGGCCAACATCGGACTTTTTGATTACCCAATTTTGATGGCCGCTGATATTTTAATCCAGGATGCTGATATCGTACCGGTGGGGCAAGACCAGAAACAACATGTCGAATACGCTCGCGACACGGCGGAAAAATTTAACCGCACCTTCGGTAAAGCCTTTAAAATTCCTGAACCTTACATCCTGAAAGATGTCGCCGTGGTCCCCGGAATTGACGGTCAAAAAATGAGCAAGAGCTATAACAACACCATTCCTATTTTCGCTTCAGATGAAGAGATCAAAAAACTAGTTATGGGGATTGTCACCGATTCCAACTCCGGACGTCCCGAAAATGTTTACGCCATTCATAAGCTGATTAAACCGGAAGCCGAGCTTGAAAAAGTTTACACAGAATTTGCCGGCAAGTATCAAAAATTAAAGGAGGCTCTTTACAATGACCTCGTCTCATTCTTGACACCCTTCCGTGAAAAACGGGAGCAACTGCTTAAGGATAGGGCAGGGGTCTTGGCAATTCTCAAAGCTGGAGGCGACAAAGCCCGCGCCCGCGCTGAAGCTAAAATGGCAGAGGTCCGTAAACTGACCGGCCTGACTTTGACCGCTTAA
- a CDS encoding glycine--tRNA ligase, which translates to MKKAPAKDNPAVMEDIISLAKRRGFIYQGSEIYGGLSGTWDYGPLGVALKDNIRQIWWKQFVLDRDDMYGMDAAILMNQKVWQATGHATNFSDPLTPCLKCKKQFRTDHLNGATKCPECGGNFGPERKFNMMFKTNVGPEEGGGSLSYLRPETAQGMFVNFKNVLDSFHPKLPFGLAQVGKAFRNEISPRDFTFRAREFEQMEIEYFVKPEGWEKIFEHFVSEMRNFISAVGISADKVHEKEIGDADRAFYSKRTIDFEFDFPFGQSELYGLAYRTDYDLKAHETESGKTLVYTDTEANETLVPHCIEPSFGLDRTVLAVLSSAFKKEKTGEDERIVLKFNPKVAPVLLAVSPLLRNKPKLVEKAQEIYKTLKKEFGRVMFDDNGNIGKRYRRQDEIGTPFCITVDFDTIEKDDTVTVRDRDTMEQVRIRSDELVSFFKNKLA; encoded by the coding sequence ATGAAAAAAGCTCCCGCCAAGGACAACCCGGCCGTCATGGAGGATATAATCTCACTCGCCAAGAGGCGAGGCTTTATCTATCAAGGCTCCGAGATTTACGGCGGTCTTTCCGGAACCTGGGACTACGGCCCTTTGGGTGTGGCACTTAAAGACAACATCCGCCAGATTTGGTGGAAACAATTTGTACTCGACCGTGACGATATGTACGGGATGGATGCCGCGATTTTGATGAATCAAAAAGTTTGGCAGGCGACCGGCCACGCGACTAACTTTTCCGACCCTCTCACCCCATGTCTAAAATGCAAAAAACAATTCCGCACTGACCACCTAAACGGCGCCACCAAGTGTCCGGAATGTGGGGGCAATTTCGGCCCAGAGAGAAAATTCAACATGATGTTTAAGACCAATGTCGGCCCTGAAGAAGGTGGAGGAAGTTTGTCATATTTGCGACCGGAAACCGCTCAAGGTATGTTTGTGAATTTCAAAAATGTTTTGGATTCCTTCCATCCTAAATTGCCTTTTGGTCTGGCCCAAGTCGGTAAGGCTTTCCGAAACGAAATCTCGCCTCGAGACTTCACTTTCCGAGCTCGTGAGTTTGAACAAATGGAGATTGAATATTTTGTTAAACCAGAGGGTTGGGAGAAGATTTTTGAACATTTCGTTTCTGAAATGAGAAACTTTATCTCGGCCGTTGGAATTTCTGCGGACAAAGTCCACGAAAAAGAAATCGGCGATGCCGATCGGGCCTTTTATTCCAAACGCACGATTGATTTTGAATTTGATTTCCCTTTTGGCCAAAGCGAGCTTTACGGCTTGGCTTACCGTACCGATTATGACCTGAAAGCCCACGAAACCGAAAGTGGCAAGACTTTGGTTTATACTGACACCGAAGCCAACGAGACTTTAGTGCCACACTGCATCGAGCCATCATTTGGTCTTGATCGAACCGTTTTGGCGGTCCTTTCAAGCGCCTTCAAAAAAGAGAAAACTGGCGAGGATGAGAGGATTGTTTTGAAATTTAACCCTAAAGTTGCTCCGGTATTGCTCGCAGTCTCGCCGCTTCTCCGAAACAAGCCGAAGTTGGTTGAAAAAGCCCAAGAAATCTACAAAACCTTGAAAAAGGAATTTGGCCGAGTGATGTTTGATGACAATGGCAACATCGGCAAGCGTTATCGCAGGCAAGATGAAATCGGCACGCCATTTTGCATTACTGTCGACTTCGACACCATTGAAAAAGATGACACTGTCACTGTCCGTGACCGAGACACGATGGAACAAGTCCGAATTAGATCCGACGAACTCGTCTCATTTTTTAAGAACAAATTAGCCTAG
- the aspS gene encoding aspartate--tRNA(Asn) ligase, giving the protein MERAYIKDLKTKVGEEVTIAGFVDIRRDHGKLIFMDLRDVTGKVQMVILPNHKEAQEVAKESRPEWVLEIKGKVNARPEKMINKDELNGTIEIEALEVKVLGKAQELPFEKNTEVNIDTYLDNLPFTLRKDRSRAIFKVQSQIMKSFRNYFMSEGFIEFQAPKLIGDDAEGGANSFDITYFKHVAHLAQSPQLYKQIMVGVFERVFTSGNVYRAEKHSTTRHLNEYTSLDIEMGFIKDHTDVMLTETGFLQKLEADLQANCAGEFATLKAEIPRVPKEIPALSLREAQKLITKETGKDCTHEPDLEPEHERWLCEYAKKEFGSDFIFVTNFPTAKRPFYTYRDEKDPTYTKGFDLLFRGVEITTGAQRIHDYDALVSSMKEKGLNPEKFAFYLQAFKYGMPPHGGFGLGLERLTQKMLGLDNVKEATLFPRDLNRIDVRLSE; this is encoded by the coding sequence ATGGAAAGAGCATACATCAAGGACTTAAAAACCAAGGTAGGCGAGGAAGTTACAATCGCCGGTTTTGTCGATATCAGGCGAGATCACGGCAAGCTGATTTTTATGGATTTGCGAGATGTCACCGGCAAAGTTCAGATGGTAATTTTGCCAAACCATAAGGAGGCGCAAGAGGTGGCAAAGGAATCGCGGCCGGAGTGGGTACTGGAAATCAAGGGCAAGGTGAACGCCCGGCCCGAGAAAATGATTAACAAGGATGAGCTTAATGGGACAATTGAAATTGAGGCGCTTGAAGTAAAGGTGCTCGGCAAAGCCCAAGAATTGCCGTTTGAAAAAAATACTGAAGTTAACATCGACACTTATCTCGACAACCTACCTTTCACCTTGCGCAAGGATCGCTCCCGAGCCATCTTCAAAGTTCAGTCACAAATCATGAAGAGTTTTCGCAATTATTTTATGAGCGAGGGCTTCATTGAATTTCAGGCCCCAAAGCTTATCGGTGACGATGCTGAAGGTGGAGCCAACTCTTTTGACATTACCTACTTCAAGCATGTGGCCCACTTGGCGCAAAGCCCACAGCTTTACAAACAAATTATGGTGGGAGTTTTTGAGCGAGTTTTCACTTCCGGCAACGTCTACCGAGCCGAGAAGCACAGTACCACTCGCCACTTAAACGAGTACACCTCGCTCGATATTGAAATGGGCTTCATCAAAGACCACACAGATGTGATGCTGACCGAGACTGGCTTCCTCCAAAAATTGGAGGCTGACTTACAGGCCAACTGCGCCGGTGAGTTCGCCACCTTGAAAGCCGAAATTCCAAGAGTACCAAAAGAAATTCCGGCTCTGTCTTTGCGAGAGGCCCAGAAATTGATTACCAAGGAGACCGGTAAGGATTGCACCCATGAGCCGGATCTCGAGCCGGAGCATGAAAGATGGCTCTGTGAATATGCCAAAAAAGAGTTTGGTTCAGATTTTATCTTCGTCACCAATTTCCCGACTGCTAAAAGGCCTTTTTACACCTATCGAGATGAGAAAGACCCGACCTACACCAAAGGCTTCGACCTTTTGTTCAGGGGAGTGGAAATTACGACCGGTGCCCAGCGAATCCACGACTATGACGCTCTGGTTTCTTCGATGAAAGAGAAAGGATTAAATCCGGAGAAATTTGCTTTCTACCTTCAGGCCTTCAAATACGGCATGCCGCCGCACGGTGGTTTCGGCTTGGGCTTGGAGAGATTGACCCAAAAAATGCTTGGCTTGGACAACGTGAAAGAAGCTACTCTTTTCCCACGAGACCTAAACCGAATTGACGTCCGATTGTCGGAGTAG
- a CDS encoding ABC transporter ATP-binding protein: MDYNKMEWKLTGLQSLWKNAVRILKICFEDQGRLLITIISLTLVVSALPFLKQGAYALLVDVIAVPNSGKLTYVLGLVVLLLVLPEFIYSLKGYFDKRFYIDIQKIFELRYLKHKAKIDVARYEDSNFNNLLNNAAERGMWPIVNLADGLIANISNIIGVIVAGIILIFYNWVFFLLIFVALIPKLYVEIKYSRDVWGIFNASAHDRRRYWDLRGHFYDVPKLTELKLFQNVSEFSKRINKILADFSSDQKANEWRKTRLTLFALILSGLAYLFFGFTVANSAFSGQISPGTMIFVIGSVIEFGNALSGFFLNVGKRYEENLFVTDIFSIMETQPIITPPQNPTLVDYTIAPRVEFKNVSFKYPKSESLILKDISFTIEPGEKLALVGINGSGKTTLIKLLCRFYDPVAGQILVNGVDLKEIDLDSWWKHLGVLFQDFASYNFLAREVIALGRSQVEAKHEHISRAAQMAEADEFIMRWKKGYEQMLGKEFEEGIDPSKGQIQKLALARVFFRDPKIMVLDEPTASVDAESEAKIFERFTALPDSVSAILISHRFSTVKKTDKIIVLKDKKIAEIGSHKTLIAQNGIYAGLFRLQAKGYKE, translated from the coding sequence ATGGATTACAACAAAATGGAGTGGAAGTTGACGGGGCTCCAAAGCCTTTGGAAAAACGCCGTTAGGATCCTGAAAATCTGCTTTGAAGATCAGGGCCGTCTCCTAATAACGATCATTAGCTTGACCCTGGTGGTTTCGGCTTTGCCGTTTCTGAAACAGGGCGCCTATGCCTTGTTGGTTGACGTCATTGCCGTGCCGAATTCCGGTAAACTGACATACGTGCTCGGGCTCGTGGTTTTGCTTCTGGTTTTGCCAGAATTTATTTACAGTCTGAAAGGTTATTTTGATAAAAGATTTTATATTGATATTCAGAAGATTTTCGAATTGCGCTATCTCAAACACAAGGCCAAAATTGATGTGGCGAGATATGAAGATTCGAACTTCAATAATTTACTGAATAATGCGGCTGAAAGGGGGATGTGGCCGATTGTAAATTTAGCTGACGGCCTGATTGCCAACATTTCCAACATTATCGGGGTCATCGTGGCCGGTATAATTTTGATTTTCTACAATTGGGTGTTTTTCCTGCTGATTTTCGTAGCCTTGATTCCCAAGCTCTACGTGGAAATCAAATATAGCCGCGATGTTTGGGGAATTTTTAACGCGAGCGCGCACGACCGAAGACGCTATTGGGATTTGCGCGGGCATTTTTATGACGTACCGAAGCTTACCGAACTAAAACTATTTCAGAACGTCTCCGAATTTTCCAAACGCATCAATAAAATTCTAGCCGATTTTAGCAGCGACCAAAAGGCTAACGAGTGGCGCAAAACACGACTGACCCTATTTGCTCTGATTTTGAGTGGCTTAGCCTATCTGTTTTTTGGTTTTACTGTTGCCAATTCAGCTTTCTCCGGTCAGATTAGTCCCGGTACGATGATTTTCGTAATCGGTTCGGTCATTGAGTTTGGCAACGCACTATCCGGATTTTTCTTGAATGTCGGCAAGAGATACGAGGAAAATCTTTTTGTGACTGATATTTTCAGTATTATGGAAACTCAGCCAATAATCACACCGCCGCAAAATCCGACCCTCGTGGACTACACAATCGCGCCCAGGGTTGAGTTCAAAAATGTCTCGTTTAAATACCCGAAGAGTGAGAGCTTAATTCTTAAAGACATTAGTTTTACAATTGAGCCGGGTGAAAAACTGGCTCTAGTAGGAATCAATGGCTCAGGGAAGACTACGCTTATTAAACTGTTGTGCCGATTCTATGATCCAGTTGCGGGACAGATTTTGGTGAATGGTGTTGATTTGAAAGAAATCGACCTGGACTCATGGTGGAAACATTTAGGTGTCCTGTTTCAGGATTTTGCTTCCTACAATTTTTTGGCCCGGGAGGTAATCGCGCTTGGGCGTTCACAGGTCGAAGCCAAGCACGAGCACATCTCCAGGGCTGCGCAAATGGCGGAGGCCGATGAATTTATCATGAGATGGAAGAAAGGCTATGAACAGATGCTCGGTAAAGAATTTGAGGAGGGGATTGACCCTTCAAAGGGTCAAATCCAAAAACTGGCCTTGGCCAGAGTCTTCTTCCGCGACCCTAAAATTATGGTTTTGGATGAACCGACCGCTTCGGTAGATGCTGAATCAGAGGCTAAAATTTTCGAGAGATTTACCGCTCTGCCGGATTCGGTCTCGGCTATTTTAATTTCTCACCGATTCTCGACTGTTAAAAAGACCGACAAAATTATTGTCTTGAAAGACAAAAAAATAGCTGAAATCGGCAGTCATAAGACACTGATTGCTCAAAATGGCATTTACGCTGGTCTCTTTAGGCTCCAAGCCAAGGGATATAAGGAGTAA
- a CDS encoding alanine--tRNA ligase-related protein, which produces MKLPYKTTEEVRQTFLGHFLKRDHRLIEPSGIIPKNDPTLMFINSGMAPLKPFFTGQEKPPSPRLTNVQDCIRFVDVESVGDSYHGTNFRMMGSWSFGDYFKERAIELAFELITDGFGIPVDRLSATVFMADESLPGVPSDEESARIWEKFLPRDRIIGRPPVDNFWGPAGTSGPCGPCTEVFFDRGEEFAEKKIDDVLVPGRHIEIWNAGVFMQYFKDEQGNFSSLPMKCVDTGAGLERFAMILQDRASIHEIDQYDLTYQLINQRVGDTAWTRVILDHVKTSILMIREGIVPSNTREGYLLRRALRRAMIGVFLRGINLTILQEWADSLSQVIDNKDLTFRQKSVIAHWLSEERDSFEKLMRRSRKYLDKIVASKELDAQHAFTLKTGIGIPEDLLEEFCVRQGILFPKVEFLRLIGEHRNISRRPKK; this is translated from the coding sequence ATGAAACTGCCGTACAAGACAACAGAGGAAGTGCGCCAGACATTTCTGGGGCATTTTCTGAAACGTGATCATCGTCTCATCGAGCCATCAGGGATCATCCCAAAGAACGATCCGACCCTCATGTTCATTAACTCGGGCATGGCTCCGCTCAAGCCCTTCTTCACGGGCCAAGAGAAGCCCCCATCCCCACGTCTGACGAATGTGCAGGACTGCATCAGGTTTGTGGATGTTGAAAGCGTCGGCGACTCTTATCACGGAACGAACTTTCGGATGATGGGGTCGTGGTCCTTCGGAGATTATTTCAAGGAACGAGCTATTGAGCTTGCCTTTGAACTCATTACCGACGGATTCGGAATCCCTGTTGACCGACTTTCTGCCACAGTATTCATGGCCGACGAAAGTCTACCCGGTGTGCCGAGCGATGAAGAGTCAGCCCGTATCTGGGAAAAGTTCCTGCCACGAGATCGTATCATTGGCCGACCGCCAGTCGATAACTTCTGGGGTCCAGCTGGAACCAGTGGTCCATGTGGACCGTGCACTGAAGTTTTTTTTGATCGAGGTGAGGAATTCGCCGAGAAAAAAATCGACGACGTGCTGGTTCCTGGGCGGCACATTGAGATCTGGAATGCCGGAGTGTTCATGCAATACTTCAAGGATGAGCAGGGGAATTTTTCCTCGCTTCCTATGAAGTGTGTGGATACAGGCGCAGGGCTCGAGCGTTTCGCAATGATTCTTCAGGATCGTGCTTCGATTCACGAAATCGATCAGTACGATTTGACCTATCAACTCATCAATCAGCGCGTTGGTGATACGGCATGGACACGGGTCATACTTGATCATGTCAAGACCTCGATTCTGATGATTCGGGAAGGTATCGTCCCAAGCAACACTCGGGAAGGGTATCTTCTCCGTCGTGCGCTTCGGCGTGCAATGATTGGTGTCTTCCTGCGGGGGATCAATCTGACCATTCTTCAGGAGTGGGCAGACTCCCTTAGTCAAGTGATTGATAACAAGGACCTGACCTTCCGTCAGAAATCTGTTATTGCTCACTGGCTCAGCGAGGAGCGTGACAGCTTCGAGAAGCTGATGCGTCGCAGCAGGAAGTATCTCGACAAGATCGTGGCCTCTAAGGAGTTGGATGCGCAACACGCATTCACTTTGAAAACCGGCATAGGCATCCCCGAAGATCTTTTGGAGGAATTCTGTGTTCGTCAAGGCATTCTGTTTCCGAAGGTTGAGTTCCTTCGACTTATCGGGGAACACCGGAACATCTCTCGTCGGCCGAAGAAGTAG